From Anastrepha obliqua isolate idAnaObli1 chromosome 3, idAnaObli1_1.0, whole genome shotgun sequence:
ATACtttcaagtaaaaaaattgtaaatatatatcttttatacttcatgaataatcacggttcttttttctgacacagactgtatgtgGCCCCAaccgatttctttttttaaatttaaataatgaaaaaaaaaactctctcGATGTCTATGTTTAAGTGAGGCGCAGTAAATATAAAGTCAATGATTTCTTTGCATTGGAAGTGCCAAAAGCCAGAAATATACCAGCAAATAGCAATCCTTGTATGACGATTCGGAGAAGTGGATGAAAAATTGCTTCAGACTGTTTTGTGATTTCAATGAGATGTTTCTTCCAAAAAACAGCATTCTAAAATTTATCGCTAAAATgactaataaaatgaaaatgaaatttaagttGCGATTGTAAGTATGAATGTACAAATTCTTCAGCTTTTGCGGTGCTAACCAAAGCCGATTGGCGATTCAGACTTTGGCGATAAAAGTTTTGCCGCAGTCATTTTTGATATTCGTGATTGTTAGCATCGCCGTTTTGCTTCGTCCTTACTATTTTCTATGTGaagcagaaatattttatttattaaatttatttctactaTTATTCCTTACAAATTACTGAAACTGAGGAcgttttaacaaagtgcgccactAAGAGTAAGTTCACAATTGATGGGTGTCAAATACTCACATAAAAGTATGTTCTGTgcgaaagtaaaaaatatgtaatttgaaCGAAAGTTCATTCAAGATCTTGGCTGGAAATCTTAGCGAtaacaaatcaaattaaaacaattaaggATGTGCTGAGTTCGGCTCAAGTTGGGCTGGCTGTTGTTTGTGGACTCAAAGCAAACTCGTAGGCAATGAGAGTTATGGATCGTAACAGTAGATGAACGGACGGAAATTTAGACtttttacacaatttctttGTAATCGTATTTACTTTTTGGGTTCATCACTTGTATAGATGTAGCTTGATTGCCTGGAGAAACGGACGCAAGGCGCtttgtttttaaaatcaaatagcatttacaataatacaattttaataaaatgcgaagtattatttagtaaaaacgcTTGAAGTGCttcaatttcttttatattattaatagtTAATTTTCGGTGTTTATATTTCAGTAAAATAAGCGggaattttttgcgtttttagcatttttaactttaaatattCCTATTAATTCTTACTGATAATTAGGCTTTATCCGTTTGAGTCTCCTTTGGTTGGTATGTTTTTCAAGCCTTTTGGTATGAACTGCAGCATTGTGTTTGACAACTTCAGGTATCGACGTAGTCTTGAGGTCACGACGCAAGTCACTGTTTCTCTCATGCCATGACGAGTTtattgtgttttttataaactttttttgaaatcctttaatttttccattatctGTTTGCTTAGCACAGCCCCACAGCTACATacatatcgatgttgaaggttcaCGTCAGAATccgtttctataaattttttcaccaacctttgaattgtcgactctttcggatgattatttccataaaaaatcaCCAATTTCGCGATATTTTGTTCTCAAAATCGACCATTTTCTAATAAGTTTCAGTTATTTTAATGCCTTATTTTATCGTGCAAAATTATACATCAGATGACATAAAAATGGGTACCACCTAggaattcattcattcattcaattcactactgacatcgaGGCGTCACTTATAAATTCTTTTGGTACAGTTGAATGGCCACGTCGACTTCCTCAGAGTCTTCTTCGAAGTCATCACCataaaatatttgagtttttggATCTCCGGATTAACAACGCAACAAGAATTTGAACGGTACTTCTTTAGAATGTTTCCAATCGTACGGCAAGCACGGCATTTGCTACTGAAGCATAACAATTTGTAAAATTATCATCGCTTTCTGGTTACCCTTTATATGAAAGTGAAGTTATAGATTTTCGAATATCAAATACTCGCATTCATGTACATTCACTCATATGGATATGATCAATTCAATTCTTTTTTAAGGTTTGTGTGTCTGTAAAGGACTTAGTTGAGCGCCATGAACGTCATCATTTTGGTTTTGTGCATCGTGATTTGGTTTTGGAACGCGATTGTTCCTTGCCGCTGCACTTTGTCGGAAATACCGAATTGTGCCTTTGAAGATACCGTTAACCTAACCTccagcaaaaaatttaacaacggCTCCTACCTCTATGAGGGCGTATTGGTGCCTCCTGCATTGACCGGCCACTACGATTATGTTGAGCTGTACGAAGGAGAGCGCCAACAGGTGACGAAACATATTCGGGGTTGTGTTTGTCATCTCAAGCAATGCGTCAAATTTTGCTGCCATCCAAGGGCGGAAATGTATCGCACTGGAGATACTTCTTCAATAGATTGCGATAGCGCGCCAAGTAAAGACTTCAATTACTtgccatatgtaaatattactaTGCCGGACAGCAGCCAAGTCTTGACGAATGTGCTGGATGAATTTTTGCTGCAGCAAGGGCTTCCATGCAATGAAGGGTATATGCTTGTGCCGCATGTAAACGAAAAGGACAAATGGAAATTGTTTAAGGTAGGGAGCGGTGTGGATTTatatctaatatatatatatatatttttttttttttttttatatattatatatatatatatttacgaaGGAGATCGTTTACTcgtacatataaatttaatattacagAATGGTACTCTATTACGCACGTTTGATCAGACGTTCCTTTCGAGACGGGATTATTGCCTTTATGCCTATGAGGTAAATGGTCGATATGAACTGCATCCACTGAACTGCTTGACTCATCACAAGGAGCCCCCAAAACTCATGGCAAACACTATCGGTAAGATATATTAATCATATACATGTATTAGGGTTGCCAAATATAACGGGAAATTTTGATCATGGTATCATCGTAAATCTTaaagcaatacatttttttaaattgtaaatatttaaaaaatcatatgATTTAGGAACCCATatgttgtaaataaaaatgcaaatacgagagttataattatttaaaaaacaggattaaataaaattaaaaaaaatatacaaaaaaaaaaaaacagaatccGAAACATATTTACTCTAATTACATGAagccatattaaaaaaaatgtcctaTGTTCTTAAGCTGACAATGCTGCCTACTCGTAGTTTTGGCAGGGCAAAAAGGGGAATTTTATATTCGAGTAAATATTAGCCTTGGAACAAAGCAAGCCGATTCATTAACGCTTGTGAGGtaactataaaaatatgtactatTCATATATGAAAAGATATGAGCCCGTAGAGAAACTTATCCgattctttcaaaaaaaagttagtgTTTCTACCTCTAAATACGCTAAACTATATGCTCCATCTAAAAACAGGGTTATTACCGCAGTTTTATCTTAGGCTACCGGCAAACAGACTCCCTAGCATCTTGGCTAATGAAGCAGTAAATCAGGGGTCGCATTGGGTTGAAAAGTGGACTAAAATATGCAATAActagatatgtaaatatatatgtagatattatatataaagatcGATTGTGGCATGGCTTGTGTGACGTGgcgcaccatcctgttgaaaccaaatattcTCCCAGTCCCGCCTTCCATTTCCGGCCACAAATATAGTTTATCTTGTatctgtagcgctcaccgttGATCGAAATGGCGTTTCCCGAAGTATTTTCGAAGAAAAGTGTGCTAATGATGCACTTCGCCAGAAAAGATGGTAGGTAAGTAGGTGAATTgtttgaagtaccactctggcactccccaagtagcactaaggtGCAGTTTGATACCGTTATGAGACCttcaacgggcagatatctaaaGTATAGTCAGCCAgggctgttgatgtaatggagaagatttgtGGGATTTAAGTTGGAGTACTGCCCCAGAGCTGTGGAAGAAAGGAGCATCCAGTGACCTTGATCGTCTATCTTTCAAGCttagacatttacagagaaagcaTTGAACAGTTTCATTCTCTGAAAAGTCTCCGCAGCTTCTGCAATTAGGACTAAATGGTAgacctagcttttctgcgtgcCTGCCTATCGTTCAATTACCGGTAAACACTGCTAGGAGTTTGGTTTTTGAATGGCGTGGCGTCCCctggactttctgagtcctccatcTATTGTACTGCGAccaaaaggttttcgaaatagcaccttaagaaatatatatatcttcAAAGCTCACCTTCAAAAATAGTCAGAGGGATGGCAATGACCGGGTGGGATATCTCTGGGACCAATTTAGTCTACCTCTTCCCTATATATTTCTATGGCCTGAAAGCCAGATCAGCCTTGATGACGGCTtgactattggaaaaaaatgatagtatctccctcgctcctacgttccctaagcattttgcatgcctgcaagatctAGATAATTTGGCTGATAGAGAAaactgctccgactcccgattccatcttggtgCCGTCAGTGGAGACAGAGATACAATCCTCGGTACAACTTGCCTCCTCGTTCTAATCCTGCCTACTTAGAAAGATTGCTCTGGCACGactctcaaactccagtttgcgtaaagagagatctgtacgaagttcagagaaatacggcgttaactgcctaaaaatgTTACCTTGCAATAGAGTCTTCAGAGATTGCCTCCTGAGTCCAAGCGcatttaacctgattgcactttgaattGCGATGAAAATAACAGTGATATTAGTGATATTGTTGCCCTTCCGAAGATTTTCTCACCAAACtcggcatccatacgttaaaattggcagaaccactacgtCGTGCGCCCAAAGAACGATCTGTCGCTAGGgcccccattttttgccgaacacaCAATTGCAGGAGTAGAACTCTGTACTGGTTtactttacccgattttcaatggaATTTGGACTCAAGTATCCCTCCAAGATGATTTTGACATCTTTCCAATAATATTTCCCAACGTTGTCCcagaataaaattattcatttctTTCCGCGGAGATGTGATACCTACTTTCTGCCAAGACTTCCAGCAGAAAAGAACAGGCACTGCCAAAGTAATTTAtggttataaataatttaaatggttAAACTCACGGCTTATGCGCTAATAAATGCTTTGCTTGGGCctaatttgtacaaattttcaaacaacaaaAGCTTTCCCAGTACGACTGAATGAgttgatttatttgtaaatattaagaaaaaaatatttataaaaattatgcagttttcaatttaaaacaatttacaaatttatttcacatttgATAATAAAGAAGTTTTTACTTTGCTCAATCGGATATTGAGGAATTTGCAGGGATTTCCGGGTCCTGAAAAAACGGGATCTTAgtatccaatatttatttatgtgtacaTCTATATTCAGCTTTTCAAAGGACGACTTCCCTTCCCTTTGTTTTTATTAGGAATGCTGATTTCTGTCCCCTTCTTATTTGCAACAATTTTGGTTTACTGGAGTTTGCCGGAGCTGTGCAACACCCACGGCAAGTGCTTCATGTGCTACCTGTTCTCTTTGGCCATCGGCACGACAATGATAGTTGCGGTGAACCTGCGAACATCAGATTATGATAATGTTACCTGCGAGATCATAGGTGAGTTTTTTTAACTACTCTATTACTAAGTATTAtgtaagtattattattattttatgtgtcTGGTACTACAAATAGGTTATGTCGCCTATTTCTTCTTCATTGCCGTTTTCTTCTGGCTCAACGTCATTTGCTACGATATTTGGCGCAAGACTTCTAACGTTCCTAATTTGATGTCACAAAAAATGTCTTACTTCTACTTATTCTACGGGTGGGGAGTGCCATCCCTTATGGCTACCGTGACCATTGCGTTGCAGCATTCCAATTTACCAGATGAACTGAAGTCGGGCATAGGAAAATCACATTGCTGGTTGAAAGGCAAGTAAATCGAGCATACGCgtatagaaaatatatattcaatgaaagtttattgtttttattagtttttctgacttaattattttattactaaattCGCTTACAGACGATGACTGGTCTGCCATGATTTACTTCTATGGACCCGGTTTATTGCTAATTATTTTCAACATTGTCATATTCTACCTGACTGTTAGAAAGATTTACAGCGTCCGGAAGGATCTGCAGGAGTTTACATCTGGTGAAGAGAGCGCCCAACATCTACGTTCGCAAAAACCTAGGTGAACCATAAGGTCTGATTACATCGCAGAGCCTCGCAAACATTTTAAACTGTCAGATACACATTTGCTAAATACTTTTGTATACGGTGGCAGGAGGGACTAAGGGTGGTATCCCTTCGCCTCTCCTTTGTTTACTCTCTATTGACGAAATTCAGACAATGTTAAATGAGGGCGGGCCTAAGGTAGTAGTATACGTCGATGACTTGGTTCTATTCGTATAAGGAatgtttccctcagtcatggctgagattttgaaaaggtcaaaaagctgcACTTAGCCaccagagtcaactctgacaaagcaaaaaaaaggggAATCAAGCCGCAGGTTgttctttggatgtacaacgtagtggttctgccaGTTTTGACATATGGATGCCTGGTGTGGCGGGCAGctatatcactaaactggggagcgTGGAAAGGACTGCGTACATTGGCATCACCGATGCATGTAGAAATTTTCACAGTGCTGCGCTGATTGTCATTTTGcattatttccatcgctgctcaaagtgggAGCACTTGGGGCACTCAGGCACTAGTGGTACCTCAACCATTTCACTCACCTACATGCGTCAGATTACCCAGAAATTAGCGCAacttaaatttagaatttagaataaatttagattttgCTTTATGTTTTCCTAAGTTATATTTCAATTGCAGTGGCGCCAATAGCAATATTTGTACAGATTTGCATGGAAAGCATTTTAGAGGGATTCACGACTTTCTCTATGCAATCTGATCAATTctaatattgtaaatatgtattgtatCCTAGGAaaactgaaaaagaaaaataactgtaatacatgcaataataaaatgcaaaagctAAAACAGCAGGGTTTACAATTTTGTAGCAAGATTCGGGGCAAATAGCGCGAGCTACGTACTttcgatttttgattttttcgctGTGTAGACACGTCGAATTTTTGCTATAGAAAAAAGTGGATCAAAGAATATCGATTCACAAACTTCGTCGCATGAGATAAAAGGGGAGTAAAAATAGAGGTtagctaataaataaatatttttgtgaggcaTAAAAAGCCGCTTTATTTCTTAAGCAAACCTCGTTCGTAGTTTCTTGATTGTCTTAGAACAAACGTATTTTTAGGCATGGAAAAAGCGCTAGCACAATTGTATTGCTTCTGAAGCAGATTATTTTATAGGAGACAAAATAGAAattactgaataaataaatgtgtttcgAGAAGCACAAAAAGTCATgttactttttgaacatacTTCGTATGCAAGTAATGTAGAGGagtaatttgcaaattttaaatttcgatgAGCAGAAGCTGTCACGCCCCTTTCTTTCTACTATACAGCCTCATCTGCAGTACAAAATGTGCTTCACAtatttgtctaatttttttatcaacaacgccaattatatttgtcaaaaattagtttcagtgctacgtttattttatttaatttttaaaatattatattacattaaacATTAAAATCCATGGAcattaaaatatagttttctgCTAACAAATCTGTTTCATACCCAACGAAAGCAAAGATCAGCTGTTTTTGTGTTAGAAACCCATCGCGAACCGTGAATCACTCTATTAGGTTTTCAAAAGATTGACAAGGCTTAAAAGCCGTAAGTTAAAGATTTAAAGTTGAGTGAAGTTGTGCGAAGTTGCGCGACGTATTCCTAATCAGacctttatttatgaaaatgaattgaaatagaaaaataaatctaaTGAGAATTTTAGTGCGTGGCTATTCTTTCGTTTGTCCATCGTTATGGGTGTCAGCTGGATATGGGAAATCATCGGCTATCTTTTTGGAAATAGATGCAATATTATTTTGGCAATAGCAGATATTTTCAACGCATCGCAAGGACTAATTATATTCTTACTGTTTGTTGTGAAGAAGAATGTAATCGTTCTAATAAAAACCAGGTAAATGCAAATAAACCCAAAAACTCAGATTCTGACAAAAAAGTACCGGCAATcgatgaataaaacaaaaaatatttatgctgtatttgaatttattgttgGTTAAAATCTCTGAAATAGTTATTGTAGTTTACGTCAACAAATAATCAAATCATTAAAATGAATTGGGCTTGCAAACGCTGAATAACGTCCGGATTTTTTCGTGATTGTTTTCgtcattggtttttttttaatttttgacaaatatTCATTTGAAATGATCATTTCCTGGGGCTTATTTGACAGAATATGCCAACCCAGCtggaaaataaatacttatattttaatatacttaAACTATACATTTAAGGGGACacatacctgtaaacggccatattttccctgattttcattaaaattatttaaaatgaaaaagtctatatgtttttttttttcaaaattggcatacagtttatttatacattaaaataatataattttttatttattttaatcttttaaaatggcgggtgtacactcaattcttccaggaaggtcgtagtggggcttctcaatcggcgggcattgtagtaTCGGCGTCAGTTGcctgaatacaaaaacccaaaaatttttttgtttattaatgtcataatttctatatgaattaaaaaaaaaattcgcggaataaaatgcttaaaaaaaatgaattttggggggaatttttctactatttttgcttcaaaaaaattattttttcgaaaaattttcgaattgtaaattcacatagaaagtaatatcataaaaaagatgtgtgcaaaatttcagggagatcggtcaataacttttcgagttatcgtgtacgccatttcgaaaaatatagttttgagaaaaacgcgtctaaagctTGAATACAACGCAACTATACCTCTCGCAGCGCTTGAATGCAAAGAATAAAGTCGTCACGTTTGACGATctgtaatataagaaatacttaaatttacgttctaaaatttttttgacttattcttaaaggattatattaacattttatgaaaaaattttttttttaaattttacaggtatctgtccccttaaacttAGAATCTTAAACCACCAGTTAAATTGTTGTTGTCGTGTTAATTTCTACTCAAATTTagactttttctttaattaattaaattcttatttaagatatatcatttaaaaaactttcttaTATTACAGAATACTTTGCTATTTGCGTAAAAAAATCCAATGGCTGAAGATGAAGCTCGATAAACCGGATAACTCAATGGAATAATCAAATGGttagatatttacatataagCCAATTTTTATAGAATAAAAATGTATCCAGTTACTTAAAGTGTTATTCGATCGCAAGCTATTTTCCCGCTTTGAATATTTCTGTTCATAACATTCgtttatttacaattaaattCTTAAAGATAGAATGAAATATTTCAACTGAcactttgtgaaaaatatttcaaaaaaaccacTTTAACTTTGGACAGTTCTCCTTCATCTATGTATAGGCGCAAGATTAGCGTTTTAGAGTGAATTACTATTAAGTTAGCTCaagttatattacaaaaaaaaaagttttaaatacaggctcaaacaactgtttttttttcattcaaagtaaaataattaagaaaaaccatGAAGCAATATTTATGTGTCAAATCCAAGGAAATGGCTAagcgaaaaataatataaacaattcAGTAGCATTCATAAAGTAGCATAAAATTATTCTGTAGTTCTCATCGgtcttttgcaattttttagtaCCGCTTCAGATGTTGGATAAACTTATGGCCCCTTTGCCCttacttccaaattgcatcCGAAACCAGTTGTCAAAATTTACAtaaccttttattatttatgtaaatcatgaagaaaaacaatatgatcataatatattataatacagTCGTGGACAACCAATTAGAGCCAATTTGCTATTTTATGCTTCTCACTATGTgttgttaactttttatttcatgTGACCACTAGCagcctattgaattttatttgaatgtaAGTCTTCATAAGCGAGTATAAATGCCAATAAATCTTACAACTCAATAAATTAATATCAACTCAATTTTGAATTACAACTCAATTTTTATATGGGAAGGGAAGGGAATACGGTCAAAATGCAAAACAACGCTCTATGATAAATTTCGATTTTCGTTCTGTTCTCGAGTtcgcaaataaaaacaaaaaaaagatgatGGTTCGCTGAACCACCAAGTTAGTCCCGAAAGCTTCCAAGCATTGATCTTGTAATTTGTTCAAGGTCGTAGTAAGCGGAGAGTTGAAGTCGTTTATTCTGCAATGATAAGTCCGTTAGAATCATCGGTATGCactgaaacaaaatatttctctcTTTTTACTTACCTTTATTAATCGTCGCCTGTAAGTATACTGAGTCTACTTTTGATTGCAATCGAGGTTCTGATTCTTCATGGTGCATAATCGGGTGCATCGAtttgaaagaagaaagaaaCTTTAAGTCGTCAAGTTTGTGGGAGCCTACCCCACGTGAAATGAAGGCAGTtgcttttggccaaaaagtcgcgcacaagcaacgatgtgtgagcaggggcgttatggtgatgcaagagccattttttgttcttccacaaatccgggcgtttctggcggattgcttcacgcaaattgcgcataacttgcaggtaatattccttattgaccgttttaccctgtggcaagaactcattaTGCACAACGCCTCTGCAagcgaagaaaacggtaagcaaaacttttacattcggccgaacttggcgcgcttttttcggtattaggcaaatcattgaaaaaaatcgaatggcacgagctaatcaatcctcagcaacttctctaacggtgattcgatgaTTGGccaataaaattttcttcacttcatacattttttcgtctgtcgttgaagtgctcgggcgtccggcacgcttttgtctgagaacattttgtaccaccgataaatgtTGCTTTGGTCGAAAGTAGCTTCCCCGTATGACACAGTTAACATTCGAAATGTAtctgcgcacttaatttcgtttttcacacaaaatttgatacaggttctttgatccatctgtttgaataggtaaaaatcgaagacgagccgaaacacgtgtaAGCAAAGCAACTGTCAACAAtcaactgaacattcaaaatagccgaactcgtcggtatgagtgagagacatgagtaccaacatatcgtcacaaaaaaatcgaattccgaatacgtaacctgcgaaaattctaaatttgcgatactttttgaacacacctcgtatgtcgAAAACGAGGTACTCGTATTTCTCTCTACCTCATTTCGATATACTTTTACACACCTTTTATATGgtaagactaaatttccgtccgtGCATCTGTCCGATGTTACAAGCAATAATtctcattgtctatgagtttgtttgaatagaaaaaaattggcagtcagtccaaattaattttttctaaaatctgccCGGTTTTATAATGTTCGATCCAGATAGAATTCAGCCTCATTTACTGGTTCTCATGAGCAAATGTTCGTATAAAATCTCTAAAATTCATTATTTACTAATCTGCTCTTCTTTTGCTATCGACCACAACTTGATtccaattttttcactttttagacATTTTCATTTGGCACTGCCCTCGCTGGGTAATCCGGATGAGGTTCATCTTCAAAGGCCTTTGTCGAAATAGTCGATCCCATTTTTACCaatgtacaatacatatatgaagatgAAAACcctcaattatatataaatttatatcgtCAGAACCGCACATGGGACAGACTCAAAAACTGCTAACAAGGCCTTCAATAATTGAATTGACAGGAAGCGCTActgcgaaaaaattaaa
This genomic window contains:
- the LOC129240480 gene encoding G-protein coupled receptor Mth2-like, with protein sequence MNVIILVLCIVIWFWNAIVPCRCTLSEIPNCAFEDTVNLTSSKKFNNGSYLYEGVLVPPALTGHYDYVELYEGERQQVTKHIRGCVCHLKQCVKFCCHPRAEMYRTGDTSSIDCDSAPSKDFNYLPYVNITMPDSSQVLTNVLDEFLLQQGLPCNEGYMLVPHVNEKDKWKLFKNGTLLRTFDQTFLSRRDYCLYAYEVNGRYELHPLNCLTHHKEPPKLMANTIGMLISVPFLFATILVYWSLPELCNTHGKCFMCYLFSLAIGTTMIVAVNLRTSDYDNVTCEIIGYVAYFFFIAVFFWLNVICYDIWRKTSNVPNLMSQKMSYFYLFYGWGVPSLMATVTIALQHSNLPDELKSGIGKSHCWLKDDDWSAMIYFYGPGLLLIIFNIVIFYLTVRKIYSVRKDLQEFTSGEESAQHLRSQKPSAWLFFRLSIVMGVSWIWEIIGYLFGNRCNIILAIADIFNASQGLIIFLLFVVKKNVIVLIKTRILCYLRKKIQWLKMKLDKPDNSME